The Prevotella sp. E2-28 genome includes the window AACTACAGAAAATCCTTTCAGCATCAGACCCTATATACAGTCTAAGGAGATTCACTAAGGCATCAACGAATGGCTTATCTTCACTTTTGTGACTAATGAATATTTTTTGACATTTCTTTCCTCTGAACATATCTTTAGAATACAAAGCATCCAGAATCTTTATCGTAGTTCTGATATCTCCAAAAGAATATGCGTTTATCAAATCTTTATTGACCATAGGGCCATATGGAGATAGAGGAACCATTTGCCTATTGACGATATGACTTGTTGCATTCAGTAGAATGTTGGCAATTTCCGGATACTCTTCTTTAATTAAAGAAATTATCTCGTTCGATATTTCTACAAGCTGCTTTGTCCGAGGTCCGATTTCAGAATTGTAGTTGATAGAAATTCCTGTCAGCAAAGATATTGCTGAGTCTATTAAATTACGAATTTGAGTATTCTCTCGCTTCATATTTTGTTTTTATTAATCGCTACTTAGATTATCCAACCAAGACATATGATTAACCAATAGTCATTCTGTGACATAAGCATCTATGAATAGAATGGAAGCTCAACCTTCTTCACTCGCGTTTTATATTGGGAACAGCCTTAAACAATCCTCTCCTGTATGATCGTTGGAACGAAGCAATTTTATTCAACCTCTTAAACTCAGTAAGTGAATATAACTTAGTCCCGCCATCTTCTCCTTTATCTGTAAACCATACAGAATCCTTTCGCAAAAGTTCATCAATGGCATCAAGCAAAGGATCGTAATGAGTCGTAAATAACAACTGACTATGACCCGTATTTTCAAGAAACTCCTCCAGAATAAGTTCCAACAAGTCTGGATGCAACGATGATTCTATTTCGTCCACGGTTAAGAAACTGCCATTATTCAAAAGCTCATAAATCGCAGCTTCAATACCAAACAATCTCCTCGTACCATCACTCTGATAATCATTCGACAAATAGTACCTTTCAACGCCTCTCTGGTTCTTTACGGTATGCTCAAAACTCGAATTCAGTTTATTTACAAAATCATCTTCCAGCAACTTGTCTTTCACCTCTTTCGACAATTCTTGAGCCCCAATAATAGCATCGCGCATAAATCCCGGGATAGGATATTTTTCTTCCTGCATCTTCACACCTGTGATATTCGAGCCCGCCTTATTTACGAATTTCAAAATGAAATCTTTCAGAGCGTTATCTTTCAGCATCTGACTTCCTGCATATTCAAACATTCTTGTTTCTGGTTCAATCACCGGCAACATACCTGATTTCATCCAGTTTCGGGCTTCATCAATAAGGGGTAGCGAACAGTTTACTTTCTGCCTTGCTGCAAAAAAAGACATATTGCGCAAACATTTTAAACTAATTTCATCTACAGCTCCAGCTATAGTTTTTACTGCCAATGTATTTATCTTGATAACAGATTGTCCATTTTCAAGTAATCGCGTAAAAAGCATCGTTGGCTGCGTACTCTTATAATAATACAGTTTCTCTGAATATACTTGATGTTTATCTAGTTCCAAAGAATACCAATATCTAACTCCATTAACATAGAATTTCAGTTCAAATTTCGAA containing:
- a CDS encoding TIR domain-containing protein — translated: MKRENTQIRNLIDSAISLLTGISINYNSEIGPRTKQLVEISNEIISLIKEEYPEIANILLNATSHIVNRQMVPLSPYGPMVNKDLINAYSFGDIRTTIKILDALYSKDMFRGKKCQKIFISHKSEDKPFVDALVNLLRLYIGSDAERIFCSSVPNYKIGLGKEIYHEIKTQFEDYEIFMIIIHSPRYYQSSICLNEMGASWILNNECCSFLTTDCDFDKLKGVIDDQYISIKVNSDDAEDRMNDFIGKVLNFFNLPKPDISTFSQWEADRDKFLKTVCKIAPSNRN
- a CDS encoding ATP/GTP-binding protein is translated as MIQEFRVSNFLSFKEEAVLNFEATKDEALEKELVVEVAPGVRLLRLAVVYGANASGKSNLLAAIDFLQNFWFQKRSDIDESTEAVPFLFDEDTPQEASKFELKFYVNGVRYWYSLELDKHQVYSEKLYYYKSTQPTMLFTRLLENGQSVIKINTLAVKTIAGAVDEISLKCLRNMSFFAARQKVNCSLPLIDEARNWMKSGMLPVIEPETRMFEYAGSQMLKDNALKDFILKFVNKAGSNITGVKMQEEKYPIPGFMRDAIIGAQELSKEVKDKLLEDDFVNKLNSSFEHTVKNQRGVERYYLSNDYQSDGTRRLFGIEAAIYELLNNGSFLTVDEIESSLHPDLLELILEEFLENTGHSQLLFTTHYDPLLDAIDELLRKDSVWFTDKGEDGGTKLYSLTEFKRLNKIASFQRSYRRGLFKAVPNIKRE